In Mycobacterium sp. JS623, one genomic interval encodes:
- the rpmG gene encoding 50S ribosomal protein L33: MARNEIRPIGKLRSTAGTGYTYVTRKNRRNDPDRLVVRKYDPVARCHVDFREER, from the coding sequence ATGGCCCGCAACGAGATTCGTCCCATTGGCAAGCTGCGATCGACGGCGGGTACGGGCTATACCTACGTCACTCGAAAGAATCGGCGCAACGATCCCGACCGGTTGGTGGTGCGCAAATACGATCCCGTCGCGCGGTGCCACGTCGACTTTCGTGAGGAACGCTGA
- the rpmB gene encoding 50S ribosomal protein L28 gives MSAHCQVTGRSPSFGNTVSHSHRRTRRRWNPNIQNKTYFLPSEGRRIKLRVSAKGIKVIDRDGIEAVVARLRRRGEKI, from the coding sequence ATGTCAGCGCATTGTCAGGTCACCGGCCGAAGCCCTAGCTTCGGCAACACCGTCTCGCACTCACACCGACGCACCCGCAGGCGGTGGAATCCCAACATTCAGAACAAGACGTACTTCCTGCCGTCTGAGGGGCGCCGCATCAAGCTGCGGGTCAGCGCGAAGGGCATCAAGGTCATCGACCGTGACGGCATTGAGGCGGTTGTGGCCCGGCTGCGGCGGCGTGGAGAGAAGATCTGA